DNA sequence from the Microvirga terrae genome:
ATTACGTGTCCAGGGTGCTGCCGCTGGCCTTTGACGACCTCGGGACGCAACTCGTGAAAAACCTCGATGCGCCCATGCGGGCTTATTTGGCCCATCCGTCTGATCATCCGCTGTCCCAGGCGCTGCCACCGGTTCACCGCCGCAGTGAGTTCAATCTGGGGCGACGCTTCCACACCATCCTGAACCGCGCGCTGGTGGACGTGACCAAGCCAGAGGGCCTGACACTGGTCGAGCCTGCGGTTTTGGCTTCCCTCCACGATGCGCCGAACATCGACGAGCGGCGACTGGCCGAGCGGATCGGCATTGACCTTCCGAGTGCCCAGCGGATGGTCAAGCACCTTGAGCTTCTCGGGTTCGTCAGCCGGACACCGGGGAAACACGGACGCGACCTGCGCCTTCTCAGCCTCTCACAAGAAGGGCTCGCACTCTATGCACGGTTATACCCGACGATCCTTGCGGTGCGGGATCGCGTGATGGCAGCCCTGTCGGAGCGGGAGCGGGAAACTCTGCAAGACCTCTTAGCGCGCGTGATCAACGCCAATGAACTCACGAGCAATCGTCGCTCCGACTGATCCTGGCGAGACCACGCGGCTGAACCGGCGGGCGCATCCTTCTGAGCGCTATGAGGGATTGCTCCCCTGTGCTGTGGTAGCGCAAGCCTTCAGGGAGGGATCCCATGGCCTATGTCATGTTTCAGTATGACCGCCCGACCGAGCCCCATCGCTGGAACGACTACAACCAGCATGTCCGGGATTGGATCGCGCAGCTTCTGCAAATCCCG
Encoded proteins:
- a CDS encoding adenylate/guanylate cyclase domain-containing protein; amino-acid sequence: MNKRASVMHRRLAAIFYADVAGYVRLMNADETGTLALLDSRREIMDRHITQYGGRTANTAGDSILAEFPSVVDAVQCAVGIQERITAANEETPEERRVTFRIGIHVGEVMVRNGDIFGDGVNIAARMEKLAQPGLVCLSGAAYDYVSRVLPLAFDDLGTQLVKNLDAPMRAYLAHPSDHPLSQALPPVHRRSEFNLGRRFHTILNRALVDVTKPEGLTLVEPAVLASLHDAPNIDERRLAERIGIDLPSAQRMVKHLELLGFVSRTPGKHGRDLRLLSLSQEGLALYARLYPTILAVRDRVMAALSERERETLQDLLARVINANELTSNRRSD